From a single Halobacteriovorax sp. HLS genomic region:
- a CDS encoding M24 family metallopeptidase — translation MRHNFSLETQIIESNIDTFSKYLRDHSIEAAYISSFDIFMNEYVPLQECHRYYFSGFSGSVAEVLVLASGKSLLFVDGRYHEQADIEIKASNVEVVKCAFGSSLFEELLKKVSELNISSLWMNGDRSSLGSYEALEKIIDAITIQNDEAIFNIVKFQEFSKDATLTCVSNVISAKDKVAKILNDSEAFWISALDSISWITNLRGYGLPFQSSFMARCLVKRDGISLAVPTHYEVNEMEDFISIDKMNLKNFSKDCSLEGIETIFYDPQLINLTDYQQLEKRVGKDQLVAKAMGITKAHAVKTADEIKLMKDAFRAGDKSIIETLRWVRDSFNKGESISEVDIFHKTTHFYEANGSKEQSFGTISGLGANSSIIHYSSPSKDVIAKDSMILLLDSGGYFEAGFATDTTRTIFLGNGEASEKQKLIYTLVLKGMLQAQYAVFPKGTWGSQIDALARSPILRAGFNYAHGTGHGVGINVHEGGLRFSPTSSIGLELGNVGSIEPGIYLPGFGGVRLENIVTVVEHPEHKDLLCFEPLVYIGFDHKLINFDLLEECEKKWLKDYESECEKRGTLYS, via the coding sequence TTGAGACATAACTTTTCACTAGAAACACAGATTATTGAATCTAATATAGACACTTTCTCGAAGTACTTACGAGATCACTCCATTGAGGCCGCTTATATATCTAGCTTTGATATCTTTATGAATGAGTATGTCCCTTTGCAAGAATGTCATCGCTACTACTTTAGTGGATTCTCTGGATCAGTGGCAGAAGTTCTAGTTCTAGCATCAGGTAAGAGCTTACTCTTTGTAGATGGACGCTATCATGAACAGGCAGATATTGAAATCAAGGCAAGTAATGTTGAAGTTGTGAAGTGTGCTTTTGGCTCAAGTCTGTTTGAAGAGCTTCTTAAAAAGGTCAGTGAACTTAATATCTCCTCACTGTGGATGAATGGAGATAGATCAAGCCTAGGAAGCTATGAGGCCCTAGAAAAAATCATTGATGCAATTACCATCCAAAATGATGAAGCCATTTTTAATATTGTTAAGTTTCAAGAATTTTCAAAAGATGCAACACTCACTTGTGTTAGTAATGTTATTAGCGCGAAAGATAAGGTCGCTAAAATTTTAAATGACTCAGAGGCATTTTGGATTAGTGCCTTAGACTCTATTTCATGGATCACAAATCTTAGAGGATATGGTCTTCCATTTCAAAGTAGTTTTATGGCGAGATGTTTAGTTAAAAGAGATGGAATTTCGCTTGCCGTTCCTACTCATTATGAAGTTAATGAGATGGAAGATTTTATCTCAATTGATAAAATGAACCTTAAAAATTTCTCTAAAGATTGTTCTTTAGAAGGAATTGAAACTATTTTCTATGATCCACAATTAATTAACCTCACTGATTATCAGCAACTTGAAAAGAGAGTTGGTAAAGATCAACTTGTGGCAAAAGCTATGGGGATTACTAAGGCCCATGCTGTAAAAACTGCTGATGAAATAAAGTTAATGAAAGATGCTTTTAGAGCTGGAGATAAATCTATTATCGAAACTCTACGTTGGGTTAGAGATAGCTTCAATAAAGGTGAGAGTATCTCTGAAGTTGATATCTTTCATAAAACAACTCACTTCTATGAAGCGAACGGAAGTAAAGAGCAGAGCTTTGGAACAATCTCAGGCCTAGGGGCAAACTCTTCAATCATTCATTACTCTAGCCCTAGCAAAGATGTTATCGCTAAAGATTCAATGATCCTTTTACTTGATTCAGGCGGATACTTTGAAGCTGGATTTGCCACAGATACTACAAGAACAATTTTTCTTGGCAATGGTGAGGCAAGCGAAAAACAAAAGCTCATCTACACTCTAGTTTTAAAAGGAATGTTACAGGCCCAGTATGCAGTATTTCCTAAAGGAACATGGGGCTCGCAGATAGATGCTCTAGCAAGAAGTCCAATTCTTAGAGCAGGGTTTAACTATGCTCACGGAACAGGGCATGGAGTAGGTATTAATGTGCATGAAGGTGGTCTTAGGTTCTCTCCAACGTCTTCTATAGGTCTAGAACTTGGTAATGTTGGCTCCATTGAGCCAGGTATTTATTTACCTGGTTTTGGAGGAGTAAGACTTGAAAATATTGTTACTGTTGTTGAGCATCCTGAACATAAAGATTTACTTTGTTTTGAACCGCTAGTTTATATTGGATTTGATCATAAGCTAATTAACTTCGATCTATTAGAAGAATGTGAAAAGAAGTGGCTAAAAGACTATGAAAGCGAATGTGAAAAGAGAGGAACACTCTATAGCTAA